In one window of Saprospiraceae bacterium DNA:
- a CDS encoding 2-oxoacid:ferredoxin oxidoreductase subunit beta, with amino-acid sequence MSFQRPNFRHPELPLNDLGYRRKDYEGSISTLCAGCGHDSIGGALIQACFELNIEPHKLAKLSGIGCSSKTPAYFLGNSHGFNSVHGRMPSVATGANLANRDLIYLGVSGDGDTASIGMGQFVHLIRRNLNITYIVMNNGCYGLTKGQDSATADKGSKSKAGSVNEFQNIDLPGLAIELGAGFVARSFSGDKLQLIPLIKAALAHPGFALIDVISPCVTFNNNVGSTKSYDYVRQHIDMTATIDFTPPAEEIKAQYSEGSSLQLEMHDGSHIQLRKLQKGWDPTKKDSAVHALHEAAAQGEILTGLIYINEDQEDLHQLLNTSTRPLNKLNEADLLPNPTVLEALNSSFR; translated from the coding sequence ATGAGTTTTCAAAGACCAAATTTCAGACATCCCGAATTGCCTTTAAATGATTTGGGATACCGCCGTAAAGATTACGAAGGTTCTATATCCACCTTGTGCGCTGGATGTGGCCATGATTCCATAGGCGGCGCTTTGATTCAGGCGTGTTTTGAATTGAATATTGAACCGCATAAGCTTGCTAAATTATCGGGTATTGGTTGCAGTTCAAAAACACCTGCATATTTTTTAGGAAATTCTCATGGATTTAATTCGGTGCATGGTCGAATGCCATCTGTTGCCACAGGAGCCAACCTTGCTAACAGAGATCTTATTTATTTAGGGGTTTCAGGAGATGGTGACACGGCTTCAATCGGTATGGGGCAATTTGTTCATCTCATCCGCAGAAATTTGAATATCACTTATATAGTTATGAACAACGGCTGTTATGGGCTCACCAAAGGTCAGGATTCTGCTACTGCAGATAAAGGATCAAAAAGTAAGGCCGGCAGTGTCAACGAATTTCAAAATATCGACCTTCCAGGATTAGCCATTGAGTTGGGGGCTGGATTTGTCGCGCGCAGCTTTTCCGGAGATAAGTTGCAATTGATCCCGCTGATCAAAGCAGCATTAGCGCATCCGGGTTTTGCATTGATCGATGTGATCTCTCCCTGTGTTACATTCAACAACAATGTAGGTTCCACAAAATCCTACGATTACGTCCGGCAACACATAGATATGACTGCAACCATTGATTTCACTCCTCCTGCCGAAGAAATCAAGGCACAATATTCAGAAGGTTCGAGTCTGCAGTTAGAAATGCACGATGGGTCACACATCCAACTCCGAAAACTCCAGAAGGGCTGGGATCCCACAAAAAAAGATTCTGCAGTCCATGCACTTCACGAAGCCGCTGCCCAGGGAGAAATTCTTACAGGTCTTATCTATATCAATGAAGATCAGGAAGATCTCCACCAATTGCTCAATACTTCCACGCGTCCTTTAAACAAGCTCAATGAAGCTGATCTTTTGCCGAATCCTACTGTTTTGGAAGCGTTGAATTCAAGTTTCAGATAA
- a CDS encoding YfhO family protein: MQNPLLKKFLPHCISIGLFILIISYFFLPHWQGKVFQQGDVTSWQGSAAEILDHNKKHPDDPALWTGSMFSGMPSYQIATPTHYNLLNYVQTILTLGFLTGPIAIFFLCAISFYIFYLVLGLSVPLAFTGSLATFLITGNFIVWEAGHLPKLVVLAMAGFIMAGIIVSYRGKYLRGGALFALGMGINILNNHVQMSYYLFLLTLPLIISYAYFHFRDGNFKNFLIPSAMMSGLLVLAFLSSASSILPTYEYAKETMRGGHILAERADNNQADVNKAGLQWDYAMNWSNGTQDILACLIPGAAGGGTSEPAGSNSATAKELRKKGYQAPKRFQAPLYWGSLPFTSGPFYFGAIVCFLFVLGLFILKGPLKWWIASAVTFGLLLSMGKNFEILNKLMFDFVPLYSKFRAPSSVLSVVSYFVPVLSMLALYEWNKKELAADRLQKSLYYSAGITGGLCLLLALMGGSLFSFEHPSDPNYVNQGLSLPALIEDRKNLLQSDSFRSFLFILLGASALWLHLKNKLNSKFLAVAIAVLICFDFGTVATRYVHKDDFVSKSKKDATQKPRAVDQQILNDKSYHRVLDLTVNTFNSSIPSFHHKHVGGYHPAKLQRYQDMIDHHLDREIQQLSSQLQTAQSDSAVMQILQGLKVMNMLNTKYFILGQPGKEVSLPNASANGPVWFVEDINYVKTPDEEIESIRNIDPKRTAIVHEEFKDQLKMITADPTATIQCTAYSPNKLTYKSSTSTNQLAVFSEVWYGPDLGWKMYIDGKETDLIRANYILRAAVIPSGSHEIVMEFKPRSFMLGKTLSMLCSLLIILFIGFVLYKEIKMPDTELK; the protein is encoded by the coding sequence ATGCAGAACCCGTTATTGAAAAAATTCTTACCACATTGCATCAGTATTGGATTATTTATTTTGATCATATCCTACTTCTTTTTACCTCATTGGCAGGGGAAAGTTTTCCAACAGGGTGATGTTACTTCCTGGCAGGGATCTGCAGCTGAAATCCTGGACCACAATAAAAAACATCCGGATGATCCGGCATTATGGACAGGAAGTATGTTCAGCGGGATGCCTTCTTATCAGATTGCAACTCCCACCCATTACAATTTGTTGAATTATGTGCAAACGATTCTGACGCTTGGTTTTCTTACCGGACCCATAGCTATTTTTTTTCTTTGTGCAATTTCATTTTATATTTTTTATCTGGTACTAGGTTTATCTGTTCCCCTCGCTTTCACAGGAAGTCTGGCAACTTTTTTAATAACAGGAAATTTTATTGTTTGGGAAGCAGGCCATTTGCCTAAACTGGTTGTCCTTGCCATGGCAGGATTTATTATGGCAGGCATCATTGTTTCCTACCGTGGAAAATATTTAAGAGGCGGAGCGCTGTTTGCATTGGGTATGGGCATCAATATTCTGAATAACCACGTGCAAATGAGTTATTACTTATTCTTGCTGACCCTCCCCTTAATTATTTCATATGCATACTTTCATTTCAGGGATGGAAATTTTAAAAATTTTCTGATTCCTTCTGCGATGATGTCAGGTTTGTTGGTATTGGCATTTTTATCTTCGGCAAGTTCAATATTGCCAACTTATGAATATGCCAAAGAAACCATGCGGGGTGGACATATTCTTGCTGAAAGAGCAGACAACAATCAGGCAGATGTCAATAAAGCAGGATTGCAATGGGATTATGCAATGAATTGGAGTAATGGAACCCAGGATATATTGGCTTGCCTTATACCCGGAGCCGCTGGCGGAGGCACCTCAGAACCTGCAGGTTCAAATTCTGCAACAGCAAAAGAATTACGCAAAAAAGGATATCAGGCACCCAAAAGATTTCAGGCTCCTTTATATTGGGGCTCCCTTCCATTTACCAGCGGACCTTTTTATTTTGGCGCTATCGTATGCTTCCTTTTTGTTTTGGGATTGTTTATTCTCAAAGGCCCGCTAAAATGGTGGATTGCTTCGGCAGTTACATTTGGCTTATTGTTGTCAATGGGCAAAAATTTTGAGATCCTCAATAAATTGATGTTTGATTTTGTACCCTTGTATAGTAAATTCAGGGCTCCCAGTAGCGTGTTATCTGTCGTTTCGTATTTTGTTCCTGTTTTATCCATGTTGGCACTTTACGAATGGAATAAAAAAGAATTGGCAGCAGATCGGTTGCAAAAAAGTTTGTACTACAGTGCGGGTATTACAGGTGGGCTATGTCTTTTATTAGCCCTGATGGGTGGCAGTCTATTCAGTTTTGAACATCCTTCAGATCCCAATTACGTCAATCAGGGACTTAGTTTACCCGCATTGATTGAAGACCGAAAGAATTTATTGCAGTCAGATTCCTTCAGATCGTTTTTGTTTATTCTTTTAGGCGCATCAGCATTATGGTTGCATTTAAAAAATAAACTAAACAGTAAATTTCTTGCCGTAGCCATAGCTGTACTTATTTGTTTCGATTTCGGCACCGTTGCAACCAGATATGTCCATAAGGATGATTTTGTCAGTAAATCCAAGAAAGACGCTACTCAAAAACCAAGGGCGGTTGACCAACAAATTTTAAACGACAAATCGTATCACCGCGTACTGGATTTAACTGTAAACACCTTTAACAGCTCCATACCGTCGTTCCATCACAAACACGTCGGTGGATATCATCCAGCCAAATTACAGAGGTACCAGGATATGATCGATCACCACCTCGATCGCGAAATTCAACAACTGAGCAGCCAGTTGCAAACTGCACAGTCCGACTCTGCAGTAATGCAAATATTACAAGGCTTGAAAGTGATGAATATGTTGAATACAAAGTATTTTATTCTGGGCCAACCGGGTAAGGAAGTTAGTCTTCCAAATGCATCCGCAAACGGTCCTGTTTGGTTTGTTGAAGACATTAATTATGTAAAAACTCCGGATGAAGAAATTGAATCGATCCGCAATATAGATCCTAAACGAACAGCCATTGTTCATGAAGAATTTAAAGATCAATTAAAAATGATCACAGCTGATCCCACGGCCACAATTCAATGCACCGCTTATTCACCCAATAAACTTACCTACAAATCAAGTACCTCGACAAATCAACTTGCCGTGTTTTCTGAAGTTTGGTACGGTCCTGACCTGGGTTGGAAAATGTATATCGATGGCAAAGAAACTGATTTAATAAGGGCTAATTACATTTTAAGAGCAGCAGTGATTCCTTCCGGTTCACACGAAATCGTCATGGAATTTAAACCCAGATCATTTATGCTGGGTAAAACACTCTCCATGTTATGTTCCTTGTTAATCATTCTGTTTATTGGCTTTGTGTTGTACAAAGAAATAAAAATGCCAGACACAGAATTAAAGTGA
- a CDS encoding glycosyltransferase, translating to MNKSKDASWFHKLSIWIRGNIFIPDPRVFWVKPSVHYLSAYLKKHPVELIVSTGPPHSMHLIAKHLRQKLSIAWLADFRDPWTQIFYFETLHLNRLSRFIHSKLEKSVLRQADVVVTVSRSCKDDLESICGRKVEVITNGFEPFENRNLIKPNKERIVLLYAGVLTQDRNPELLWNALKEYVVENPDIQQRLEIRFIGNVDPYVVQSARSMNAFKVNHLLPMSHEELQNHLWEADALMLIGVPGNKGVVTGKFFEYLFLKKPILSVSPPDSDLVEMLIQTQTGYNADFIDQVGLRNAVDQIFDTLIHKNFKPNEPVISSYSRRNLTHQMAEFMNTAVEQFKSKGPHQ from the coding sequence ATCCCCGGGTATTTTGGGTGAAACCATCGGTACATTATTTAAGTGCTTATCTCAAAAAGCATCCTGTCGAACTTATCGTTAGTACAGGGCCGCCACACAGCATGCATCTTATTGCCAAACACCTACGTCAAAAACTAAGCATTGCCTGGCTTGCCGATTTTCGCGATCCTTGGACGCAGATATTTTATTTTGAAACCCTTCACTTGAACCGGCTTTCGCGATTTATTCATTCAAAATTGGAGAAATCCGTACTTCGACAGGCAGATGTTGTGGTTACTGTAAGCCGCTCCTGCAAGGATGATCTTGAAAGTATTTGTGGTAGAAAAGTGGAGGTGATCACCAATGGCTTTGAGCCTTTCGAAAATCGAAATCTGATAAAGCCAAATAAAGAAAGGATTGTATTGTTGTATGCTGGAGTGCTTACTCAGGATCGAAATCCGGAATTGCTTTGGAATGCTCTAAAAGAATATGTTGTTGAAAATCCCGATATTCAACAACGGCTTGAAATCAGATTTATCGGCAATGTAGATCCATATGTAGTACAATCTGCGAGAAGCATGAATGCATTTAAAGTGAATCATTTGCTGCCCATGTCTCACGAGGAATTGCAAAACCATTTGTGGGAAGCAGATGCACTGATGCTTATTGGTGTACCCGGAAATAAAGGTGTGGTTACGGGTAAATTTTTTGAATATTTATTTTTGAAAAAACCAATTCTTTCTGTTTCGCCTCCGGATAGCGATCTCGTTGAAATGCTCATTCAGACGCAAACCGGTTATAATGCCGATTTTATCGACCAGGTTGGTTTGCGCAATGCAGTAGACCAAATATTTGATACTCTTATCCATAAGAATTTTAAGCCCAATGAGCCTGTTATAAGTTCTTATTCCCGAAGAAACCTGACCCATCAAATGGCTGAATTTATGAATACGGCGGTAGAGCAATTCAAAAGCAAAGGACCTCATCAATAG